One stretch of Amycolatopsis tolypomycina DNA includes these proteins:
- a CDS encoding cation:proton antiporter: MDHTALSLIELGAVFFGLGVLGRLAGKIGLSPIPLYLLGGLCFGQGGLIPLTDIGGFTHLASEIGVVLLLLLLGLEYSAAELFTGLRRSWTAGLLDIVLNAAPGAAVALLLGWGPVGAMVMAGVTYISSSGIVAKVLGDLGRLGNRETPVVLSILVFEDLAMALYLPILTAVLGGVSLLGGLEAVGISLLVITVVLVVALKFGRYVSAAVDSPDREVFLLKVLGAALLVAGLASAMQVSAAVGAFLLGIAISGSTAENATHMLEPLRDLFAAVFFVVFGLNTNPASIPPVLGWAVVLAVITTLTKVVTGWWAARRQGIGKLGRARAGAALVARGEFSIVIAGLAVTAGAVTGELAALATAYVLLMAILGPTAARVVEPIARALQRKTAARTAPAEAN, encoded by the coding sequence ATGGACCACACCGCGCTGTCCCTGATCGAACTGGGGGCGGTCTTCTTCGGGCTGGGCGTGCTCGGGCGCCTGGCCGGCAAGATCGGCCTCTCCCCCATCCCGCTCTACCTGCTCGGCGGCCTCTGCTTCGGCCAGGGCGGCCTGATCCCGCTGACCGACATCGGCGGCTTCACGCACCTGGCCAGCGAGATCGGCGTCGTGCTGCTGCTGCTCCTGCTCGGCCTCGAGTACTCCGCCGCCGAGCTGTTCACCGGGCTGCGCCGCTCGTGGACGGCCGGCCTGCTCGACATCGTCCTCAACGCGGCCCCCGGCGCCGCCGTCGCGCTGCTGCTGGGCTGGGGCCCGGTCGGCGCGATGGTGATGGCCGGCGTCACGTACATCTCGTCGTCCGGCATCGTCGCCAAGGTGCTCGGCGACCTGGGCAGGCTCGGCAACCGCGAAACGCCGGTGGTGCTGTCGATCCTCGTGTTCGAGGACCTCGCGATGGCGCTCTACCTGCCGATCCTCACCGCGGTGCTGGGTGGTGTCTCCCTGCTCGGCGGCCTGGAGGCCGTCGGCATCTCGCTGCTGGTGATCACCGTGGTGCTGGTGGTCGCGCTCAAGTTCGGCCGGTACGTCTCCGCGGCGGTCGACAGCCCCGACCGCGAGGTGTTCCTGCTCAAGGTCCTCGGCGCGGCACTGCTGGTGGCCGGGCTGGCCTCGGCGATGCAGGTGTCGGCCGCGGTCGGCGCGTTCCTGCTCGGCATCGCGATCTCGGGCTCGACGGCGGAGAACGCGACGCACATGCTGGAGCCGTTGCGCGACCTGTTCGCCGCGGTGTTCTTCGTGGTCTTCGGGCTCAACACGAACCCCGCGTCGATCCCGCCGGTGCTCGGCTGGGCGGTGGTGCTCGCCGTGATCACGACGCTGACGAAGGTCGTCACCGGCTGGTGGGCGGCCCGCCGCCAGGGCATCGGGAAACTGGGCCGAGCGCGGGCGGGCGCGGCGTTGGTCGCCCGGGGCGAGTTCTCGATCGTCATCGCCGGACTGGCGGTGACGGCGGGCGCGGTCACCGGCGAGCTGGCCGCGCTGGCCACGGCGTACGTCCTGCTGATGGCGATCCTCGGCCCGACGGCGGCGCGGGTCGTGGAGCCGATCGCCCGGGCGTTGCAACGGAAAACGGCCGCGCGGACGGCACCGGCCGAGGCAAACTGA
- a CDS encoding Xaa-Pro dipeptidyl-peptidase, whose protein sequence is MRTGLVLLALILLPTFAPGAAHAAPRASEPVYDYAKAVRETVWVDIGRDGDGDGRADRVAADIVRPSEPTSRVPVIMDASPYYSCCGRGNESELKSYDGAGKPVKFPLFYDNYFVPRGYAVVLVDLAGTNRSAGCADVGGASDVGSARKVVDWLNGRATGYSAKTGGSAVTASWSTGNVGMIGKSYDGTIANGVAATGVAGLKTIVPIAAISSWYDYYRSDGATFGFNPDGLARTVEARNGGQNCTAQNQALAAGATANGDYGPLWADRDYVTRAGNVRASVLLSHGVNDLNVKTIHFGQWWNALNVEKKIWLAQTGHVDPFDYRRADWVDLLHRWFDHYLLGIDNGVQNGPQASVERQPDQWADQSAYPAAGAIATTLRPGPSGTLGTAPTSGTASFTDNPSLGEDTWVTNPGSAALSYSTGALTSDVQVSGTTSVTVTATPGTSSARVSALLVDLGPATIRNFAGSGEGIKTGTTENCWGSSTSGDDACYRITSADVKKVSYTILSRGWADLANYASLAQERPLTPGTAYTMTFRLASTDHIVPRGHALALIIGGTDGSFIRGPAQPGRVTLDLARTSASVPIAGVVPAATTHPALDTSAFVPSAGRADLR, encoded by the coding sequence ATGCGAACCGGTCTGGTACTGCTCGCGCTCATCCTCCTTCCGACGTTCGCGCCCGGGGCGGCCCACGCGGCGCCCCGGGCCAGCGAACCGGTCTACGACTACGCGAAGGCGGTCCGCGAGACCGTCTGGGTCGACATCGGCCGTGACGGCGACGGCGACGGCCGCGCCGATCGGGTCGCCGCCGACATCGTCCGGCCGAGTGAACCGACGTCACGCGTTCCGGTGATCATGGACGCCAGCCCCTACTACTCGTGCTGCGGGCGCGGCAACGAGAGCGAACTGAAGTCCTATGACGGCGCCGGGAAACCGGTGAAGTTCCCGCTGTTCTACGACAACTACTTCGTGCCGCGGGGCTACGCCGTGGTGCTGGTCGACCTGGCCGGGACGAACCGCTCGGCCGGCTGCGCGGACGTCGGCGGTGCCTCGGACGTCGGCTCCGCGCGCAAGGTCGTCGACTGGCTGAACGGCCGGGCCACCGGCTACAGCGCGAAGACCGGCGGCAGCGCGGTGACCGCGAGCTGGAGCACCGGGAACGTCGGCATGATCGGCAAGTCCTACGACGGCACGATCGCCAACGGCGTCGCGGCGACCGGGGTCGCGGGCCTCAAGACCATCGTCCCGATCGCGGCGATCAGCTCCTGGTACGACTACTACCGCTCCGACGGCGCCACCTTCGGCTTCAACCCGGACGGGCTCGCGCGCACGGTCGAAGCGCGCAACGGCGGGCAGAACTGCACCGCGCAGAACCAGGCGCTGGCCGCCGGCGCGACCGCGAACGGCGACTACGGGCCGCTGTGGGCGGACCGGGACTACGTCACCAGGGCCGGCAACGTGCGGGCCAGCGTGCTGCTGTCCCACGGCGTCAACGACCTCAACGTCAAGACCATCCACTTCGGACAGTGGTGGAACGCGCTGAACGTCGAGAAGAAGATCTGGCTGGCGCAGACCGGGCACGTCGACCCGTTCGACTACCGGCGGGCGGACTGGGTGGACCTGCTGCACCGGTGGTTCGACCACTACCTGCTCGGCATCGACAACGGCGTCCAGAACGGGCCGCAGGCCAGCGTCGAGCGGCAGCCGGACCAGTGGGCCGACCAGAGCGCGTACCCGGCGGCCGGGGCGATCGCGACGACCCTGCGGCCCGGGCCGTCCGGCACCCTGGGCACGGCTCCGACGTCCGGGACGGCGTCGTTCACCGACAACCCGAGCCTGGGCGAGGACACCTGGGTGACGAACCCGGGAAGCGCCGCGCTGAGCTACTCGACCGGGGCGCTGACCTCGGACGTGCAGGTCTCCGGCACGACTTCGGTGACCGTGACGGCGACGCCGGGCACGTCGTCAGCGCGGGTCTCGGCCCTGCTCGTCGACCTCGGCCCGGCGACCATCCGCAACTTCGCCGGCAGCGGCGAGGGCATCAAGACGGGGACGACCGAAAACTGCTGGGGCTCGTCGACCTCCGGCGACGACGCCTGCTACCGGATCACCTCCGCGGACGTGAAGAAGGTGAGCTACACGATCCTCAGCCGCGGCTGGGCGGACCTGGCGAACTACGCATCCCTTGCGCAGGAACGGCCGTTGACACCCGGGACGGCGTACACGATGACGTTCCGGCTGGCTTCGACGGACCACATCGTGCCCCGCGGTCACGCTTTGGCGCTGATCATCGGCGGCACGGACGGCAGCTTCATCCGCGGCCCCGCCCAGCCGGGCCGGGTGACGCTGGACCTGGCCCGGACGTCGGCGTCGGTGCCGATCGCGGGCGTGGTGCCCGCGGCCACGACCCACCCGGCGCTCGACACGAGCGCGTTCGTGCCGTCGGCGGGCCGGGCGGACCTGCGCTAG
- a CDS encoding pseudouridine synthase: MTSSEHPDGVRLQKVLSQAGVASRRAAEDLIVAGRVEVDGEVVTELGRRVDPDSAIIHVDGTRVNLRDDLIYLALNKPKGVHSTMSDDRGRPCVGDYLRGRYEETPGVVHVGRLDENTEGLLLLTNDGDLGHRLMHPSYRVLKTYLAEVDGLVPRGLGKELRKGWELPDGIVKVDQFRVKDMHSGKSLVELVIHEGKKHIVRRLLKDTGHPVLKLVRTAVGDVQLGNQRVGSIRRLTKTEVGALYRNVEL, encoded by the coding sequence ATGACATCCAGTGAACACCCCGACGGCGTCCGGCTGCAGAAGGTGCTGTCGCAGGCCGGGGTCGCCTCCCGGCGCGCGGCGGAGGACCTGATCGTCGCCGGCCGGGTCGAGGTGGACGGCGAGGTCGTCACCGAGCTGGGCCGCCGCGTCGACCCGGACTCCGCGATCATCCACGTCGACGGCACCCGGGTGAACCTGCGCGACGACCTCATCTACCTCGCTCTGAACAAGCCCAAGGGCGTGCACTCGACGATGTCGGACGACCGCGGCCGCCCCTGCGTCGGCGACTACCTGCGCGGCCGCTACGAGGAGACGCCCGGCGTCGTGCACGTCGGCCGGCTCGACGAGAACACCGAGGGCCTGCTGCTGCTGACCAACGACGGCGACCTCGGCCACCGGCTGATGCACCCGTCGTACCGGGTGCTCAAGACCTACCTCGCCGAGGTCGACGGCCTGGTGCCGCGCGGGCTCGGCAAGGAGCTGCGCAAGGGCTGGGAGCTGCCGGACGGCATCGTCAAGGTCGACCAGTTCCGGGTCAAGGACATGCACTCCGGCAAGTCGCTGGTCGAGCTGGTGATCCACGAGGGCAAGAAGCACATCGTGCGCCGCCTGCTCAAGGACACCGGCCACCCGGTGCTCAAGCTGGTCCGCACCGCGGTCGGCGACGTCCAGCTCGGCAACCAGCGCGTCGGCTCGATCCGCCGCCTGACGAAGACCGAGGTGGGCGCGCTCTACCGGAACGTCGAGCTCTGA
- the scpB gene encoding SMC-Scp complex subunit ScpB — protein sequence MSPENNEAAEAPVPPAELALDEALSGEPVTEDGDPVEPLASEDAPAEPDRALSRESGGAEAELSRESGAPAEPEPEPGPEDPASDLVATGDTDSLPDVTSDEALEAALEALLLVVDSPASEELLSDTLGQPKSRIVVALRTMAQKFTDRTSGIDLRRVGEGWRFYTRDVHAPFVEKLLLDGQRSKLTRAALESLAVIAYRQPVTRARVAAVRGVNVDGVIRTLLARGLIEEMGTDPETTGTLYVTTELFLERLGLSSLNDLPPIAPLLPEVDTIDDIQ from the coding sequence GTGAGCCCGGAGAACAACGAAGCCGCCGAGGCCCCGGTGCCGCCGGCGGAGCTGGCGCTGGACGAGGCCCTGTCCGGCGAGCCGGTCACCGAGGACGGCGACCCGGTGGAGCCCCTCGCATCGGAAGATGCCCCCGCCGAGCCCGACCGGGCACTTTCACGTGAAAGTGGCGGTGCGGAGGCGGAGCTTTCACGTGAAAGCGGCGCGCCCGCCGAGCCCGAGCCCGAGCCTGGCCCGGAGGATCCCGCCTCCGACCTGGTCGCGACCGGGGACACCGACTCCCTGCCGGACGTCACCTCCGACGAGGCCCTCGAAGCCGCGCTCGAGGCGCTTCTCCTCGTCGTCGACTCGCCCGCGAGCGAAGAACTCCTGTCCGACACCCTCGGCCAGCCCAAGTCGCGGATCGTCGTCGCGTTGCGGACCATGGCGCAGAAGTTCACCGACCGGACCTCCGGGATCGACCTGCGGCGCGTCGGCGAAGGGTGGCGGTTCTACACTAGGGACGTCCATGCCCCGTTCGTGGAGAAGCTCCTGCTGGACGGCCAGCGGTCGAAGCTGACCCGGGCCGCGCTGGAGAGCCTCGCCGTGATCGCGTACCGGCAGCCGGTGACCCGCGCGCGGGTTGCCGCGGTGCGGGGCGTGAACGTGGACGGCGTGATCCGGACGCTGCTCGCGCGCGGCCTCATCGAAGAGATGGGGACCGATCCCGAGACGACCGGCACGCTGTACGTGACGACCGAGCTGTTCCTGGAGCGACTGGGGCTGTCGTCACTGAACGACCTGCCGCCCATCGCTCCGTTGCTACCCGAAGTGGACACCATCGATGACATCCAGTGA
- a CDS encoding segregation and condensation protein A: MDEPADAPEAPEPHQTVHGGMIPEGVNTEELSTSKFKVRLANFEGPFDLLLQLISQHQLDVTEVALHRVTDDFIAYTRALGTDWNLDETTEFLVIAATLLDLKAARLLPSAEVESEDDLALLEARDLLFARILQYRAYKQVAALFGELEQNALRRYPRSVALEERFVGLLPEVMLGVTPQKFADIAVAVFRPKPPPTVSIAHIHMGRISVREHAAILRVMLAERGQATFGELVDDCEHTVEIVARFLALLELYREATVQFEQSEALAELHVRWTGGTKEEASAAAELDRAFGDEEEYG, encoded by the coding sequence ATGGACGAGCCGGCTGACGCGCCGGAGGCCCCGGAGCCGCATCAGACGGTGCACGGCGGGATGATCCCCGAAGGCGTGAACACCGAGGAACTGAGCACGTCGAAGTTCAAGGTGCGGCTGGCGAACTTCGAGGGTCCGTTCGACCTGCTGCTGCAGCTGATCTCGCAGCACCAGCTCGACGTCACCGAGGTGGCGTTGCACCGGGTCACCGACGACTTCATCGCGTACACGCGCGCGCTCGGCACCGACTGGAACCTCGACGAGACGACGGAGTTCCTCGTCATCGCGGCGACGTTGCTGGACCTGAAGGCGGCGCGGCTGCTGCCGTCGGCCGAGGTGGAGAGCGAAGACGACCTCGCACTGCTCGAAGCCCGCGACCTGCTGTTCGCGCGGATCCTGCAGTACCGCGCGTACAAGCAGGTGGCGGCGTTGTTCGGTGAGCTGGAACAGAACGCGCTGCGCCGCTACCCGCGGTCGGTGGCCCTGGAGGAGCGGTTCGTCGGGCTGCTGCCCGAGGTGATGCTGGGCGTGACACCGCAGAAGTTCGCCGACATCGCGGTGGCGGTGTTCCGCCCGAAGCCGCCGCCGACGGTGTCGATCGCCCACATCCACATGGGCCGCATTTCGGTGCGCGAGCACGCGGCGATCCTGCGGGTGATGCTGGCCGAACGCGGCCAGGCGACGTTCGGCGAGCTGGTCGACGACTGCGAGCACACGGTGGAGATCGTGGCGCGCTTCCTGGCGCTGCTGGAGCTCTACCGCGAGGCGACGGTCCAGTTCGAGCAGAGCGAGGCACTGGCCGAGCTGCACGTCCGCTGGACGGGCGGCACGAAGGAGGAAGCCTCCGCGGCGGCCGAGCTGGACCGCGCGTTCGGAGACGAAGAGGAGTACGGGTGA
- a CDS encoding cobyrinic acid a,c-diamide synthase produces MSRRASLPGASELFRITSSPALDLPPQAPPEPEPAEKAKPAGNGRTDQLARSAAPHGSGRTKHDAKITVYVSGEELVAMEQARLTLRAKHDLVVDRGRLVREAVAVLLADFDQHGEESVLVQRLRVVGSDGGETEG; encoded by the coding sequence GTGAGCAGGCGCGCCTCCCTGCCCGGAGCGTCGGAACTTTTCCGCATCACGTCCAGCCCCGCTCTCGATCTCCCTCCCCAGGCCCCGCCCGAGCCCGAGCCCGCCGAGAAGGCCAAGCCCGCGGGCAACGGCCGCACCGACCAGCTCGCCCGCAGCGCGGCCCCGCACGGGTCCGGCCGGACCAAGCACGACGCGAAGATCACCGTGTACGTCTCCGGCGAAGAGCTGGTGGCCATGGAGCAGGCCCGGCTGACGCTGCGCGCGAAGCACGACCTGGTCGTCGACCGCGGCCGGCTGGTGCGCGAGGCCGTGGCGGTGCTGCTGGCCGACTTCGACCAGCACGGCGAGGAATCGGTGCTGGTCCAGCGGCTGCGCGTGGTCGGCTCAGACGGCGGCGAAACCGAGGGCTGA
- a CDS encoding ParA family protein has protein sequence MSTPNQPAVPAESAGSAAANLSQVTIATPADHDGDDQPERNGKKVKLEGIGPTGRPIREHPDPAPLDKHGPAKIMAMCNQKGGVGKTTSTINLGAALAEYGRKVLLVDFDPQGALAVGLGIQPHELDQTVYNAIMERSVSATDVLMKTRVDGVDLLPSNIDLSAAEVQLVAEVGREHTLLRVLRPVMNDYDYVLVDCQPSLGLLTVNALTAADGVIIPLECEFFSLRGVALLIDTIEKVQERLNPKLDIVGILATMYDPRTLHSKEVMARVVEAFGETVFDTVINRTVRFPETTVAGEPITTWAPKSAGAAAYRQLAREVIAR, from the coding sequence ATGTCGACACCGAACCAGCCGGCCGTCCCGGCCGAGTCCGCCGGGTCGGCGGCGGCGAACCTCAGCCAGGTCACCATCGCGACACCCGCCGACCACGACGGCGACGATCAGCCGGAGCGCAACGGCAAGAAGGTGAAGCTCGAAGGCATCGGGCCGACCGGCCGCCCGATCCGCGAGCACCCCGACCCGGCGCCGCTGGACAAGCACGGCCCGGCCAAGATCATGGCGATGTGCAACCAGAAGGGCGGCGTCGGCAAGACGACGTCGACCATCAACCTGGGGGCCGCCCTCGCCGAGTACGGGCGCAAGGTGCTGCTCGTCGACTTCGACCCGCAGGGCGCGCTCGCCGTCGGCCTCGGCATCCAGCCGCACGAACTGGACCAGACGGTCTACAACGCCATCATGGAGCGCTCGGTCAGCGCCACCGACGTGCTGATGAAGACCCGCGTCGACGGCGTTGACCTGCTGCCGAGCAACATCGACCTGTCCGCCGCCGAGGTCCAGCTCGTCGCCGAGGTAGGGCGCGAGCACACGTTGTTACGGGTCCTGCGTCCGGTCATGAACGACTACGACTATGTTCTTGTCGACTGCCAGCCCTCGCTCGGCCTGCTCACGGTGAACGCGCTGACCGCCGCGGACGGCGTGATCATCCCGCTGGAGTGCGAGTTCTTCAGTCTGCGAGGCGTCGCCCTGCTGATCGACACCATCGAGAAGGTGCAGGAACGCCTCAACCCCAAACTGGACATCGTCGGGATTCTCGCCACCATGTACGACCCGAGAACCCTGCATTCGAAGGAGGTCATGGCTCGCGTGGTGGAGGCATTCGGCGAGACCGTGTTCGACACGGTCATCAACCGCACCGTGCGGTTCCCCGAGACGACGGTCGCGGGTGAGCCGATCACGACCTGGGCGCCCAAGTCGGCCGGCGCGGCGGCGTACCGCCAGTTGGCCCGCGAGGTGATCGCTCGGTGA
- the xerD gene encoding site-specific tyrosine recombinase XerD: MIAAYLDHLVVERGTARNTLDSYARDLRRYAAHLDGLGVAKIADVTSAHVTAFGAALREGDDEHKPLAASSAARALVAVRGLHKFAHAEGLTEHNPAREVRPPTPAKRLPKALPVDDVLRLLETPPPDGERPLRDRALLEVLYSTGARISEAVGLDVDDVDDAERTVLLDGKGGKQRLVPIGRPALAALHAYTVRARPALAAHGRGTAALFLNARGSRLSRQSAWQVLKDTAERAGITAAVSPHTLRHSFATHLLEGGADVRVVQELLGHASVTTTQVYTLVTVNTLREVYATAHPRALG; this comes from the coding sequence GTGATCGCCGCGTACCTCGACCACCTGGTCGTCGAACGCGGGACCGCGCGCAACACCCTGGACAGCTACGCCCGCGACCTGCGCCGGTACGCCGCGCACCTGGACGGCCTGGGCGTCGCGAAGATCGCCGACGTCACGTCCGCGCACGTCACGGCCTTCGGGGCCGCCCTGCGCGAGGGCGACGACGAGCACAAGCCCTTGGCCGCGTCGTCGGCCGCCCGCGCCCTGGTCGCCGTGCGGGGCCTGCACAAGTTCGCGCACGCCGAGGGCCTCACCGAGCACAACCCGGCCCGCGAGGTCCGGCCGCCGACGCCGGCCAAGCGGCTGCCCAAGGCGCTGCCGGTCGACGACGTCCTGCGGCTGCTCGAGACCCCGCCGCCGGACGGCGAGCGCCCGCTGCGCGACCGGGCGCTGCTGGAGGTGCTGTACTCGACCGGGGCGCGGATCTCCGAGGCGGTCGGCCTCGACGTCGACGACGTCGACGACGCCGAGCGCACGGTGCTGCTCGACGGCAAGGGCGGCAAGCAGCGGCTGGTGCCGATCGGCCGTCCCGCGCTCGCCGCGCTGCACGCCTACACCGTCCGCGCCCGCCCGGCGCTCGCCGCGCACGGCCGGGGCACCGCGGCGCTGTTCCTCAACGCCCGCGGCAGCAGGCTGTCGCGGCAGAGCGCGTGGCAGGTCCTCAAGGACACCGCCGAACGGGCGGGCATCACCGCCGCGGTGTCGCCGCACACACTCCGCCACTCCTTCGCCACGCACCTGCTCGAGGGCGGTGCCGATGTCCGCGTCGTCCAGGAACTCCTCGGCCACGCGTCGGTGACGACGACCCAGGTGTACACGCTGGTCACGGTCAACACCCTGCGCGAGGTGTACGCGACGGCGCACCCGCGAGCACTGGGCTAG
- a CDS encoding DUF1707 domain-containing protein, with protein sequence MGSEELRIGTAEREEAARLLSDHFGMGRITPDEYETRVTDAYAATTLGDLRPLFRDLPPPHPGFFGPPSTPMPMSPPPYAQPTTQLPTYGPGPYAPPTPYAQPMPVGYSPRSKTVAGVLQIVLPFGVGRFYTGQTGLGVAQLFATFCTGVGILWPIIDGILLLVNGGTDAEGRPLRP encoded by the coding sequence ATGGGGTCGGAGGAGCTGCGCATCGGGACGGCCGAGCGGGAGGAAGCCGCGAGGCTGCTCTCCGATCACTTCGGCATGGGCCGCATCACGCCGGACGAGTACGAGACGCGGGTGACGGACGCCTACGCGGCGACGACGCTGGGCGACCTGCGGCCGCTGTTCCGCGACCTGCCGCCGCCGCACCCGGGCTTCTTCGGGCCACCGTCAACGCCGATGCCGATGTCGCCGCCGCCGTACGCGCAACCCACCACGCAGCTGCCGACGTACGGGCCGGGCCCGTACGCGCCGCCGACGCCGTACGCGCAGCCGATGCCCGTGGGGTACTCGCCCCGGTCGAAGACGGTGGCCGGGGTGCTGCAGATCGTGCTGCCCTTCGGCGTCGGCCGGTTCTACACCGGCCAGACCGGGCTGGGCGTGGCCCAGCTCTTCGCCACCTTCTGCACCGGCGTCGGCATTCTGTGGCCGATCATCGACGGCATCCTGCTGCTGGTCAACGGCGGCACGGACGCCGAAGGCCGCCCGCTGCGCCCCTGA